The following coding sequences lie in one Rhodohalobacter barkolensis genomic window:
- the nei gene encoding endonuclease VIII, with protein MPEGPEVHREADKIRNAIGDQAPIYLYFYHDHLKPFESDLTDKKVENVEAYGKGLVISFEDDYHIYSHNQLYGKWFIKSAGEYPTTNRELRLEIRTHQKSALLYSASEIDVMDSVSLHEHPYLNRLGPDLLKGVSPETISERTIDDQFRRKSFASLLLDQGFLSGVGNYLRTEILFDAQIHPKMRPMDLSHEAVERFSKSALTITGRSYQTGGLTTPEGLAVRLKSEGKKRKDYRHYLFGREDKPCHVCGENILKTRMSGRRIYICESCQNL; from the coding sequence ATGCCTGAAGGACCTGAAGTTCATCGCGAGGCCGATAAGATCCGAAACGCTATCGGAGATCAAGCCCCAATCTATCTCTATTTCTATCACGACCACCTGAAACCATTTGAAAGTGACTTGACCGACAAGAAGGTTGAAAACGTAGAGGCCTACGGCAAAGGCCTGGTAATCTCATTTGAAGATGACTATCACATCTACTCTCACAATCAGCTTTATGGAAAGTGGTTCATCAAATCGGCGGGAGAATATCCGACTACTAACCGAGAGCTGCGTTTGGAGATCCGGACTCATCAAAAATCAGCCCTTCTCTACAGTGCAAGTGAGATTGATGTAATGGATTCCGTTTCTCTGCACGAACATCCATATTTAAATAGACTGGGCCCCGACCTTCTGAAAGGTGTAAGTCCCGAAACCATTTCGGAGCGGACCATAGACGATCAGTTCCGTAGAAAATCATTCGCCTCCCTCCTGCTTGACCAGGGATTTCTGAGCGGCGTTGGCAACTACCTGAGGACTGAAATTTTATTTGATGCGCAAATTCATCCAAAAATGCGTCCCATGGATCTTTCGCATGAAGCAGTTGAACGTTTCTCAAAGTCGGCCTTAACTATTACCGGCCGCTCCTATCAAACCGGCGGACTTACGACCCCAGAGGGTTTAGCTGTCAGATTGAAATCTGAGGGAAAAAAGCGGAAAGATTATCGCCACTATCTGTTTGGCAGAGAGGACAAACCGTGTCACGTATGCGGGGAAAATATTCTCAAAACACGGATGTCCGGTCGTAGGATATACATTTGTGAGTCATGTCAAAACCTGTGA
- a CDS encoding phytoene desaturase family protein codes for MNHTDEIYDFIVIGSGMGGLTSASLLAKDGHSVLVLEAALAIGGCSSSYYRKGFIFESGATTLIGFDKHQPLKKLEETLGISIPKVKLNPSMKVHLDGKEITRYEDREKWIMEAVRHFGEQKAQETFWRKAFRVADVVWRVSEKNTAFPPQSAKDWLSLLKNDPRDVWVLPYAIKSVKEFARNCNITNPEFFRFMDEQLLISAQSKSDDTPFLFGAPAITYTNCSNYSVPGGLKKMAETIRDFITENGGKIQTKEKVLSLEKKNGTFKVTTSKNRSYHAKQVISNIPVWNMEDITSGEMVDYFKKESAKYSEAWGAFTMGVVTDDVYPDEMPLHHQVHIKKPIPGIHSDSIFVSFSHADDEERAEKGSRVLNISTHTETDYWFALNGHYDTEKERVHQQIIDVLKEQLPHFGEAEIKLAFSSTPVSWENWVYRKKGRVGGIPQSMGRSLLDWTPNTPPFEGLYLCGDTVFPGQGIPGVTLSGFHVYYRVQEQLKKQSFH; via the coding sequence ATGAATCATACAGACGAAATTTACGATTTTATTGTGATCGGCTCGGGGATGGGAGGATTAACGTCAGCGTCCCTTTTAGCAAAAGATGGACATTCGGTTCTTGTACTGGAAGCCGCACTTGCCATTGGCGGATGCAGCTCATCCTATTATAGGAAAGGATTTATCTTTGAGTCAGGTGCAACCACACTGATCGGATTTGACAAGCATCAGCCACTAAAAAAGCTGGAAGAAACGCTCGGTATTTCTATTCCAAAAGTGAAGCTCAACCCATCGATGAAGGTTCATCTGGATGGAAAGGAGATCACCCGGTACGAGGATCGAGAGAAGTGGATCATGGAAGCTGTTCGGCATTTTGGGGAACAGAAAGCACAGGAAACATTTTGGCGTAAGGCATTCCGAGTAGCTGATGTGGTATGGAGAGTATCAGAAAAGAATACCGCATTTCCTCCGCAATCGGCAAAAGACTGGCTCAGTCTGCTTAAAAATGACCCACGTGATGTTTGGGTATTGCCTTATGCGATCAAATCGGTAAAAGAGTTTGCCAGAAATTGTAATATCACAAACCCGGAGTTTTTCAGGTTTATGGACGAACAGCTGCTGATTTCGGCTCAGTCCAAGTCGGATGACACACCGTTTCTTTTTGGAGCACCGGCCATCACCTATACAAACTGCTCCAACTACTCCGTACCCGGCGGACTGAAAAAAATGGCGGAAACGATACGGGATTTTATCACAGAGAATGGTGGTAAAATTCAAACCAAAGAGAAGGTGTTATCTCTTGAGAAGAAGAACGGAACTTTTAAAGTGACAACGTCCAAAAATCGATCATACCATGCCAAACAGGTTATCTCGAATATTCCGGTTTGGAATATGGAGGATATTACATCAGGTGAGATGGTAGATTATTTCAAAAAAGAGTCCGCGAAATACAGTGAGGCCTGGGGAGCGTTTACGATGGGTGTTGTTACCGATGATGTCTACCCCGATGAGATGCCGCTTCACCATCAGGTGCATATCAAAAAACCAATACCGGGGATTCACTCTGATTCAATATTTGTCTCGTTTTCCCATGCGGATGATGAGGAGCGAGCTGAAAAAGGATCTCGTGTTCTCAATATTTCAACTCATACAGAGACCGACTACTGGTTTGCGCTCAATGGGCATTACGATACTGAAAAGGAGAGGGTTCATCAGCAGATCATTGATGTTCTCAAAGAACAGCTTCCGCATTTTGGTGAGGCAGAAATCAAGCTTGCATTTTCGTCAACTCCGGTGAGCTGGGAGAATTGGGTGTATCGAAAAAAAGGACGCGTAGGAGGCATTCCTCAGAGTATGGGCCGTTCATTGCTCGATTGGACACCCAATACACCACCCTTCGAAGGCCTCTATCTCTGCGGTGATACGGTGTTTCCGGGACAGGGAATTCCGGGCGTAACTTTAAGCGGATTTCACGTATATTATAGGGTTCAAGAACAACTCAAAAAACAATCGTTTCATTGA
- a CDS encoding rhomboid family intramembrane serine protease yields the protein MNYDRNNYSPNTQFSIFPPAVKHLIIVNLLVFVALMNPMLQQYLMVFGALWPVDSGNFAPWQLISYMFIHASFGHIFFNLFALWIFGQGIENFWGTKRFAIYYFLTGIGAALIHMWIGGTGAPTVGASGAVYGILLAFGMMFPDRYIMLLIPPIPIKAKYFVAIFGVIELMSGIMRTDSGIAHFAHLGGMVVGYILIRYWGLKGERRA from the coding sequence TTGAATTACGACAGGAATAACTATTCACCCAACACACAATTTTCAATATTTCCACCTGCAGTAAAACATCTCATTATTGTAAACCTGCTGGTATTTGTGGCGCTCATGAATCCCATGCTCCAACAGTATCTGATGGTCTTTGGTGCCCTGTGGCCGGTTGATTCCGGAAATTTTGCTCCCTGGCAGCTGATATCCTATATGTTTATCCACGCCAGTTTTGGACACATCTTCTTTAACCTATTTGCTCTGTGGATTTTTGGTCAGGGCATTGAAAATTTCTGGGGAACCAAACGCTTTGCAATCTACTACTTTTTAACCGGTATCGGTGCGGCACTCATACACATGTGGATTGGCGGAACCGGAGCACCTACGGTTGGAGCATCAGGTGCGGTTTATGGAATTCTATTGGCTTTTGGTATGATGTTCCCGGATCGATATATCATGCTTTTAATTCCTCCTATACCGATTAAGGCAAAATACTTTGTAGCCATTTTTGGTGTTATTGAATTGATGTCCGGCATTATGAGAACCGACAGCGGAATAGCACACTTTGCTCACCTGGGCGGAATGGTTGTGGGTTATATTTTGATCCGTTACTGGGGCTTGAAAGGCGAACGACGAGCTTAA
- a CDS encoding rhomboid family intramembrane serine protease encodes MNMYQQDSFWNSFKRGFLRMPTVIRTLIAVNVIVFIFQAFFGGIQIGNQSLNRIIVNWFGFDPDLGTAITQPWRFVTYMFLHGGGFHLLFNMLWLWWMGRAVEEGLGPRTFSVIFFGAGIGGAVFHIALSFLYGTNMVIGASGAVFGVMVAFAYMYPTMPIMLFLLPPIQARYVVAGLIVFDVLFIGAGDNVARLVHLGGAGIGYLLVRAHYNGTDLSKFVRPIERIWNPELSGSSSKKKKRKKKNKDMYSVSDVEILDEEEISDLDEILEKISKHGYDGLTSEEKKRLFDLSKRN; translated from the coding sequence ATGAATATGTATCAGCAAGACTCATTTTGGAACTCTTTTAAACGCGGCTTCCTGCGAATGCCAACGGTGATTCGAACGCTCATCGCTGTCAATGTGATCGTGTTCATATTTCAGGCTTTTTTTGGCGGTATTCAGATTGGGAATCAGTCGCTGAACCGTATTATCGTAAACTGGTTTGGGTTTGATCCCGATTTAGGAACCGCCATTACCCAACCGTGGCGTTTTGTGACCTACATGTTTCTGCACGGCGGCGGATTTCACCTGCTATTTAACATGCTCTGGCTTTGGTGGATGGGAAGAGCTGTGGAAGAGGGACTGGGCCCTCGTACATTTTCCGTGATCTTTTTCGGAGCCGGCATCGGTGGAGCTGTTTTCCATATCGCCCTCTCATTTCTTTATGGGACCAACATGGTGATTGGGGCGTCAGGCGCTGTTTTTGGTGTGATGGTGGCATTCGCTTACATGTATCCAACCATGCCGATTATGCTCTTTTTACTGCCTCCGATTCAGGCTAGGTATGTTGTTGCCGGCTTGATTGTGTTTGACGTACTCTTCATAGGAGCAGGAGATAATGTAGCACGGCTGGTGCACCTTGGGGGTGCCGGTATTGGATACCTTCTGGTAAGAGCTCATTACAATGGAACTGATCTGTCTAAGTTTGTAAGACCCATTGAAAGGATTTGGAATCCGGAGCTGTCAGGATCTTCTTCCAAAAAGAAAAAGCGGAAGAAAAAGAATAAGGATATGTATTCGGTGAGTGATGTAGAGATCCTGGATGAGGAGGAAATATCAGATTTGGATGAAATTCTTGAAAAGATCTCCAAACACGGTTACGACGGCCTGACTTCGGAAGAGAAAAAGAGACTTTTCGATTTGAGTAAGAGAAACTGA
- a CDS encoding four helix bundle protein, with protein sequence MGDFKDLKVYQKSYNLAMEIFFISKSFPSEEKYALTSQIRRSSRSVSRSIAEGYRKRRYPNHFISKMSDADMENSETQVSLDFACSCGYITEGENRKLQSISEEVGKMLYHMMTYPEKYQARGTN encoded by the coding sequence ATGGGGGATTTTAAGGATCTGAAGGTTTATCAAAAATCATATAATCTTGCGATGGAAATTTTTTTTATTTCAAAATCATTTCCATCTGAAGAAAAGTATGCGCTTACCAGTCAGATTAGAAGGTCATCACGGTCCGTATCAAGATCAATTGCCGAGGGTTATCGGAAGAGAAGATATCCCAATCATTTCATCAGTAAAATGAGTGATGCGGATATGGAAAACTCCGAGACTCAGGTTTCATTGGATTTCGCTTGTAGTTGCGGATACATCACCGAAGGTGAAAACCGCAAGTTACAGTCTATCTCTGAAGAAGTTGGAAAAATGCTTTATCACATGATGACGTATCCTGAAAAGTATCAAGCCCGAGGAACGAATTAA
- the ispG gene encoding flavodoxin-dependent (E)-4-hydroxy-3-methylbut-2-enyl-diphosphate synthase, with amino-acid sequence MQNPIKRRKSITVNVGDIPVGGGNPIVVQSMTNTDTADIDETVDQIDHLHQAGSELVRITVNNDAAAKAVPHIKEKLLNRGVTVPIIGDFHYNGHKLLPGYPEMAKALAKFRINPGNTGTKTRDKNFCTIVEQAIKYDKPVRIGVNWGSLDQQLLAQYMDENNSRNKPKSSKEVMLDTMVESARRSTALAEDVGLPSNKIIVSCKMSGVQDLINVYRRIAKDLKYPLHLGLTEAGMGMKGTVASSVALGVLLQDGIGDTIRVSLTPMPGADRAEEVRISQQILQSLGIRSFIPQVTSCPGCGRTKSTYFQELADEIQNYVVESMPVWREVYPGVEEMDVAVMGCVVNGPGESRHANIGISLPGTFEEPKAPVYVDGEHFTTLKGDGIGAEFRKILDDYVVKNYGRE; translated from the coding sequence ATGCAGAACCCAATAAAGCGCAGAAAATCCATCACCGTAAACGTTGGAGATATCCCTGTGGGTGGTGGAAATCCCATCGTCGTTCAGTCGATGACCAATACGGATACGGCTGATATAGACGAGACGGTTGATCAAATTGATCACCTGCATCAGGCCGGATCGGAACTGGTTCGGATTACGGTCAATAATGATGCTGCGGCGAAGGCGGTACCACATATCAAAGAAAAACTACTGAACAGGGGAGTGACGGTCCCGATTATCGGAGACTTTCACTACAACGGTCATAAACTGCTGCCCGGCTATCCTGAAATGGCAAAAGCTCTGGCTAAATTCAGAATCAATCCGGGAAATACCGGAACCAAAACCCGGGATAAAAATTTCTGCACTATTGTAGAGCAGGCAATCAAATATGATAAGCCGGTACGAATTGGAGTAAACTGGGGTTCGCTGGATCAACAGCTGCTGGCTCAGTATATGGACGAAAATAACAGCAGAAATAAGCCGAAGTCTTCCAAAGAAGTGATGCTCGATACAATGGTGGAGAGTGCGAGGAGATCAACCGCTCTGGCTGAGGACGTAGGTTTGCCATCCAATAAAATTATCGTCAGCTGTAAAATGAGTGGCGTTCAGGATTTGATTAATGTTTACAGGAGAATTGCCAAAGATTTAAAGTATCCGCTCCATCTAGGGTTGACCGAAGCCGGGATGGGCATGAAGGGAACCGTTGCCAGTTCAGTGGCTTTGGGTGTTTTATTGCAGGATGGAATTGGAGACACAATTCGCGTATCTCTCACACCCATGCCGGGTGCCGATAGGGCCGAAGAGGTGCGAATTAGTCAACAGATATTACAGTCACTTGGCATTAGAAGCTTTATTCCCCAGGTAACGTCCTGTCCGGGTTGCGGCCGTACCAAAAGTACCTATTTCCAGGAGCTGGCTGATGAAATTCAAAATTATGTGGTAGAGTCGATGCCGGTTTGGCGTGAGGTTTATCCCGGGGTAGAAGAGATGGATGTTGCCGTAATGGGTTGTGTCGTCAATGGACCCGGTGAGTCACGCCATGCCAATATTGGAATTTCATTGCCTGGCACATTTGAAGAGCCCAAGGCTCCGGTCTATGTTGATGGAGAACATTTCACAACATTGAAGGGAGATGGAATCGGTGCAGAGTTCAGGAAGATTCTGGACGACTACGTTGTAAAGAATTACGGTAGAGAGTAA